Proteins encoded within one genomic window of Comamonas endophytica:
- a CDS encoding thiamine pyrophosphate-binding protein, with amino-acid sequence MSTKAHRSTSPHAPQTAGRVLVESLRLHGVDRVYCVPGESYLEVLDALYDAADYIELIVAKHEGGAANMAEADGKMTGRPGICMVTRGPGATHASIGIHTAQQDSTPLIVFVGQIARDQMGREAFQEVDYCAMFGKLAKWVVEVTDASRMAEIVARAFHTATSGRPGPVVVSLPEDMLTQTTHQLAFASTPLEPRAPTPAAMQRIAALLASAQRPLVVVGGSGWTQEASSDLARFAAAWSLPVACAFRRQDVLDNRHPQYVGHMSLGMNAALKELIQDADVILALGTRLGDVSTDSYTLLEVPVPRQKLIHVHVDSAEIGRVYRPTIGLNADTAPTLEALAGLAPPQSVGWSDWAGNARKAHERFSQLPERPAEVRGVDLGRAIQHASAQLPDDTLVTNGAGNYSVWLHRFYTYRNVRTELATTCGAMGYGVPAAVAAALRHRDREVLCVAGDGCFLMYPQELATAAEHGLRLIVLVVNNGMYGTIRMHQEKHYPGRVSGTRLAGPDYVGLARALGAAHAEQVLDTDQFPAAFARARAAGGFALLELVTDPKQITPTMRLD; translated from the coding sequence ATGTCCACCAAAGCCCACCGATCCACGTCCCCGCACGCGCCGCAGACCGCCGGCCGCGTCCTTGTCGAATCCTTGCGCCTGCATGGCGTCGACCGCGTGTACTGCGTTCCCGGGGAAAGCTACCTGGAGGTGCTCGACGCGCTCTACGACGCCGCCGACTACATCGAGCTCATCGTTGCAAAGCACGAAGGCGGCGCGGCCAACATGGCGGAAGCCGACGGCAAGATGACGGGCCGTCCGGGCATCTGCATGGTCACCCGGGGCCCTGGCGCCACCCACGCCAGCATCGGCATCCACACGGCGCAGCAGGACTCCACGCCCCTGATCGTGTTCGTGGGGCAGATCGCGCGCGACCAGATGGGACGGGAGGCGTTCCAGGAAGTCGATTACTGCGCCATGTTCGGCAAGCTGGCCAAATGGGTCGTCGAAGTCACGGACGCCTCGCGCATGGCGGAAATCGTTGCCCGGGCCTTCCATACGGCGACGTCCGGGCGGCCGGGGCCAGTGGTCGTGTCCCTGCCGGAGGACATGTTGACGCAAACCACGCACCAGCTCGCCTTCGCCAGCACGCCGCTCGAGCCCAGGGCGCCCACACCCGCGGCCATGCAGCGGATTGCAGCGCTTCTCGCCTCTGCCCAGCGCCCGCTGGTGGTGGTCGGCGGCAGCGGCTGGACACAGGAAGCTTCCAGCGATCTGGCGCGCTTTGCCGCCGCCTGGAGCCTTCCGGTCGCCTGCGCGTTCCGGCGCCAGGATGTTCTCGACAATCGGCATCCGCAGTATGTGGGGCACATGAGCCTGGGCATGAATGCGGCGCTCAAGGAACTCATCCAGGACGCGGATGTGATCCTTGCGCTGGGCACCCGCCTGGGCGATGTGTCCACAGACTCCTATACCCTGCTGGAAGTGCCGGTGCCGCGCCAAAAGCTCATCCACGTGCATGTCGATTCGGCCGAGATCGGCCGGGTCTATCGGCCCACGATCGGCCTGAATGCCGATACCGCCCCCACCCTCGAGGCGCTTGCGGGGCTGGCGCCGCCGCAGTCCGTTGGCTGGTCGGACTGGGCAGGCAACGCCAGGAAGGCGCACGAGCGTTTCAGCCAGCTGCCCGAGCGCCCTGCCGAGGTCAGGGGCGTGGACCTGGGGCGCGCGATCCAGCATGCCAGTGCCCAGCTTCCCGACGACACCCTGGTCACGAACGGCGCGGGGAACTATTCGGTGTGGCTGCACCGCTTCTACACATACCGCAATGTGCGCACCGAGCTGGCCACGACCTGCGGCGCGATGGGGTATGGCGTGCCCGCGGCTGTGGCCGCGGCGCTGCGCCACCGGGACCGGGAAGTGCTGTGCGTGGCGGGCGACGGCTGCTTCCTCATGTATCCGCAGGAGCTCGCCACCGCGGCGGAGCACGGGCTTCGCCTCATCGTGCTCGTGGTCAACAACGGCATGTACGGAACGATCCGCATGCACCAGGAAAAGCACTACCCGGGACGCGTCAGCGGCACCCGCCTGGCGGGGCCGGATTACGTGGGCCTGGCGCGCGCGCTGGGCGCCGCCCATGCCGAGCAGGTGCTGGACACCGACCAGTTTCCTGCCGCCTTTGCCCGCGCCCGCGCGGCGGGTGGCTTCGCCTTGCTGGAGCTGGTCACGGACCCCAAGCAGATCACGCCCACGATGCGTCTGGATTGA
- a CDS encoding RecQ family ATP-dependent DNA helicase, producing the protein MERVLQGTNTLAVMPTGAGKSLCYQLPAVLLPGTTVVVSPLVALMKDQCDALRALGVSAVQINSAIGSEELAAAREAVESGSARIVLTTPEQIADPALTAALARHPVSLLVVDEAHCISEWGHDFRPAFLEIAPAVKALGGPAVLALTATAKPSVMREIVTLLGIASKDVVQAGAYRPNLRFAVEPLARTADRLPRALDLVAAHEGTGIVYTATVKCAEEVHAKLAAAGESVGLYHGRLNATQRAQAQDDFMEGRVRVMVATNAFGLGIDKPDIRFVLHYQMPASVDAYYQEAGRAGRDGEDATCTLLYVQQDRALQSFFLSGRYPSLNDLQAVMALLHQPAPSGGWTADAIVEAVERPRAKLLVALSCCAATRWCGARVPAASIRSVIWMTPPSNPC; encoded by the coding sequence ATGGAGCGCGTGCTGCAGGGAACGAACACGCTGGCGGTGATGCCGACCGGCGCCGGCAAGTCGCTGTGCTACCAGCTGCCCGCCGTGCTGCTGCCGGGCACCACCGTGGTGGTCTCGCCACTGGTGGCGCTGATGAAGGACCAGTGCGATGCGTTGCGCGCGCTCGGCGTGTCCGCCGTGCAGATCAACAGCGCCATCGGCAGCGAGGAACTGGCCGCCGCACGCGAAGCGGTGGAGAGCGGCAGCGCGCGCATCGTGCTCACAACTCCCGAGCAGATTGCCGACCCGGCGCTGACGGCGGCGCTGGCGCGCCATCCCGTGAGCCTGCTGGTGGTGGACGAGGCCCACTGCATTTCAGAATGGGGCCATGACTTCCGCCCGGCATTCCTGGAGATCGCGCCGGCGGTGAAGGCATTGGGCGGGCCTGCGGTGCTGGCGCTCACCGCCACGGCCAAGCCCTCGGTGATGCGCGAGATCGTGACGCTGCTGGGCATTGCGTCCAAGGATGTGGTGCAGGCCGGTGCCTACCGCCCCAACCTGCGCTTTGCCGTGGAGCCGCTGGCGCGCACCGCGGACCGGCTGCCGCGGGCGCTGGACCTGGTGGCAGCCCACGAAGGTACGGGCATCGTCTACACCGCCACCGTCAAGTGCGCCGAGGAAGTGCACGCCAAGCTGGCCGCCGCCGGCGAGTCCGTGGGCCTCTACCACGGCCGGCTCAACGCCACCCAGCGCGCGCAGGCGCAGGACGATTTCATGGAGGGCCGCGTGCGCGTGATGGTCGCCACCAATGCCTTCGGCCTGGGCATCGACAAGCCGGACATCCGCTTCGTGCTGCACTATCAGATGCCCGCCAGCGTGGACGCCTACTACCAGGAGGCCGGCCGCGCGGGCCGCGACGGCGAGGACGCGACCTGCACCCTGCTCTATGTGCAGCAGGACCGCGCGCTGCAGAGCTTCTTCCTGTCCGGCCGCTACCCTTCGCTGAACGACCTGCAGGCGGTGATGGCACTGCTGCACCAGCCGGCGCCGTCCGGCGGCTGGACCGCCGACGCCATCGTCGAAGCCGTCGAGCGGCCGCGCGCGAAGCTGCTGGTGGCCCTGAGCTGCTGCGCAGCCACAAGGTGGTGCGGCGCACGCGTGCCGGCCGCTTCGATACGGTCCGTGATCTGGATGACGCCGCCCTCGAATCCCTGCTGA
- a CDS encoding tripartite tricarboxylate transporter substrate-binding protein translates to MRSFPRTLLAAVLAAAGTAALAFPTKPVTIVVPYAAGGSTDVLARVLAEAMTRDLGQQVIVENAGGAGGTIGTARVARAQNDGHTLLLHNMGIATAPALYNKLSFDAKKDLEPIALAGDVPMILVRNKSFAPATLADLVKKMKAQPGTVKFAHAGVGATSHLCAMLINQTLGTSVTMVPYRGTGPALQDLIAGNVDVTCDQPVATGPHIQAGMLKPYAMATRERLATMPEVPTFTEASMPGFELAVWHGLYAPKGTPAEVLERLNQAARVALAEPALVKRFGDMGVVIPQGERLRPEALRQHTTAEIQRWDPVIKAAGAKAE, encoded by the coding sequence ATGCGTTCTTTCCCCCGGACCCTTCTCGCCGCCGTCTTGGCCGCCGCCGGCACTGCCGCGCTGGCGTTTCCCACCAAGCCGGTCACCATCGTCGTGCCCTACGCCGCAGGCGGCTCCACGGATGTGCTGGCGCGGGTGCTGGCCGAGGCGATGACGCGCGATCTGGGGCAGCAGGTCATCGTGGAGAACGCCGGCGGCGCGGGCGGCACCATCGGCACGGCGCGCGTGGCGCGGGCGCAGAACGACGGCCACACGCTGCTGCTGCACAACATGGGCATTGCAACGGCCCCGGCGCTCTACAACAAGCTCAGCTTCGACGCCAAAAAGGACCTGGAGCCGATCGCGCTGGCGGGCGATGTGCCGATGATCCTGGTGCGCAACAAGAGCTTCGCGCCCGCCACGCTGGCCGATCTGGTGAAGAAGATGAAAGCGCAGCCCGGCACCGTGAAGTTCGCGCATGCCGGCGTGGGCGCCACCTCTCACCTGTGCGCCATGCTGATCAACCAGACGCTGGGCACCAGCGTGACCATGGTGCCGTACCGCGGCACCGGCCCGGCGCTGCAGGATCTGATTGCGGGCAATGTGGATGTCACCTGCGATCAGCCGGTGGCCACGGGCCCGCATATCCAGGCCGGCATGCTCAAGCCCTATGCGATGGCGACCAGGGAACGGCTGGCCACCATGCCCGAGGTGCCGACCTTCACCGAGGCCAGCATGCCCGGATTCGAGCTGGCGGTGTGGCATGGGCTGTATGCGCCCAAGGGCACGCCCGCGGAAGTGCTCGAGCGTTTGAACCAGGCCGCGCGCGTGGCTTTGGCCGAGCCGGCGCTGGTCAAGCGCTTTGGCGACATGGGCGTGGTCATCCCCCAGGGCGAGCGCCTCAGGCCCGAGGCCCTGCGCCAGCACACCACGGCGGAAATCCAGCGCTGGGATCCGGTGATCAAGGCCGCTGGCGCCAAGGCCGAATAG
- a CDS encoding LysR family transcriptional regulator — MSWAGWHRPRRRIQPHKRAADPVQEEQGVDAGAIEYFVLVARTGSIARAAAEIGIEPSTLARHIGRMETDSGLKLFHRSGRGMVLTDAGSLFLQEAGSVVDALAHARRAIADLSADGPSQIVIAAQPTIAQVVYPQLGHALRGKFPKAHIRLIEGLGNQVVGWLQEGKTDVAIMYVPSNPQIVDYDLLVQEPLYAFLPPGHSMPHRELAVEDFLDFALILPSTPHGIRGQVEAWAKRHGKRLRIALEHDGSTFVTRRLVQAGHGCSVGPLAAVYEEEKRGLLQSVRLVGADTLRTVAVATAQNRPPVKGLHDIRTMIRQVTAELVMSGQWHGVQQHLHASTLPGRPAR, encoded by the coding sequence GTGTCCTGGGCCGGCTGGCACCGGCCCCGCCGTAGAATCCAGCCTCACAAGCGGGCAGCAGATCCCGTGCAGGAGGAGCAAGGCGTGGATGCAGGGGCAATCGAATACTTCGTGCTGGTGGCGCGTACCGGGAGCATTGCCAGGGCCGCGGCGGAAATCGGTATCGAGCCGTCCACGCTGGCACGCCACATCGGCCGCATGGAGACCGATTCCGGCCTCAAGCTTTTCCACCGCAGTGGAAGAGGCATGGTGCTGACCGACGCGGGGTCTCTTTTTCTGCAGGAGGCCGGCAGTGTCGTGGATGCACTGGCACATGCCCGCCGCGCCATTGCCGATCTGTCGGCGGACGGTCCGTCGCAGATCGTCATTGCCGCTCAACCGACGATTGCCCAGGTCGTCTATCCGCAGCTCGGCCATGCCCTGCGCGGGAAATTCCCGAAGGCGCACATCCGCCTGATCGAAGGGCTGGGCAATCAGGTGGTCGGATGGCTGCAGGAGGGAAAGACGGATGTCGCCATCATGTATGTGCCGTCGAACCCGCAGATCGTCGATTACGACCTGCTCGTGCAAGAGCCGCTGTACGCGTTCCTGCCTCCCGGCCATTCGATGCCGCACAGGGAGTTGGCCGTCGAGGACTTCCTGGACTTCGCGTTGATCCTGCCGAGCACGCCCCACGGCATCCGCGGTCAGGTCGAGGCATGGGCCAAGCGCCATGGGAAGCGCCTGCGCATTGCGCTCGAGCACGACGGGTCGACCTTCGTCACCCGCAGGCTTGTCCAGGCGGGGCACGGCTGCAGCGTCGGCCCGCTGGCCGCGGTCTACGAGGAAGAAAAACGCGGGCTGCTGCAGTCGGTCCGCCTCGTCGGTGCCGATACGCTCAGAACGGTTGCCGTGGCCACCGCGCAGAACCGGCCACCGGTCAAGGGCCTGCACGACATCAGAACCATGATCCGCCAGGTCACGGCCGAGCTGGTGATGTCCGGGCAGTGGCATGGCGTGCAGCAGCATCTGCATGCAAGCACGCTGCCGGGCAGGCCTGCGCGCTGA
- a CDS encoding GntR family transcriptional regulator codes for MTPMLRVPREDTSLRQRTTNALRTAILDGVLAAGQKLSERELCESLDVSRSCLRESLQHLQAEGLITIIPHKGPEVTSISVQEVRDIYEVRTSLESLAGRGFALNATPAQRQALRAKLDELGRLDLAQDKAALLTLKNQFYDILIEGCGNLVAGQMLKQLNNRVTVLRRISMSQPGRMPQTLAELDAIVTAIEKGDAQTAAALCGAHVQKAGENLLRSMAASVQPGPAD; via the coding sequence ATGACCCCGATGCTGCGTGTTCCCCGTGAAGACACTTCCCTGCGCCAGCGGACCACCAATGCCCTGCGCACCGCGATCCTCGATGGCGTCCTCGCCGCGGGCCAGAAACTCTCCGAACGCGAGCTGTGCGAGAGCCTCGACGTCAGCCGCTCGTGCCTGCGCGAGTCGCTGCAGCACCTGCAGGCCGAGGGCCTGATCACCATCATTCCGCACAAGGGGCCCGAGGTCACCAGCATCTCGGTGCAGGAGGTGCGCGACATCTACGAGGTACGCACCAGCCTGGAAAGCCTGGCGGGCCGGGGTTTTGCCCTGAACGCCACGCCGGCGCAGCGCCAGGCGCTGCGCGCCAAGCTCGACGAGCTCGGCCGCCTGGACCTGGCGCAGGACAAGGCAGCGCTGCTGACGCTGAAGAACCAGTTCTACGACATCCTGATCGAAGGCTGCGGCAACCTGGTGGCAGGCCAGATGCTCAAGCAGCTCAACAACCGCGTCACCGTGCTGCGCCGCATCTCCATGTCCCAGCCCGGGCGCATGCCGCAGACGCTGGCGGAGCTCGACGCCATCGTGACGGCGATAGAAAAAGGCGATGCGCAGACCGCCGCCGCGCTGTGCGGCGCGCATGTGCAAAAGGCCGGCGAGAACTTGCTGCGCAGCATGGCTGCATCAGTACAGCCGGGGCCTGCAGACTGA
- a CDS encoding NAD(P)-dependent oxidoreductase: protein MSRIGFIGLGMMGRPMAHLLHAAGHTLVVQDANQEVAAGFAAEHPQTLVANAAQEFAGCDAVITMLPNSDIVDAVVQGLQPHLRRGACVIEMSSADPNRTRALAARLQEQGVALIDAPVSGGVKKAVAGTLAIMVGGDAQVFAQQKPVLECLGKAITYVGPVGAGHALKALNNYVSAAALLATAEAIHVGAAFGIEAATIVDVINASTGRNNTTENKAHQFMLNGAFDSGFSLALQAKDVGIAAALGSSVQLPMELAQKVHAMTADASQALGPKADHTELYKFVGRA, encoded by the coding sequence ATGAGCCGCATTGGATTCATCGGTCTCGGAATGATGGGCCGGCCCATGGCCCATCTGCTGCATGCTGCCGGACACACCCTGGTGGTCCAGGACGCCAACCAGGAGGTGGCGGCAGGCTTTGCCGCGGAGCACCCGCAGACCCTGGTGGCGAACGCCGCCCAGGAGTTCGCCGGCTGCGACGCCGTCATCACCATGCTGCCGAACTCGGACATCGTCGATGCCGTGGTGCAAGGCCTGCAGCCGCACCTGCGGCGCGGCGCCTGCGTGATCGAGATGAGCTCCGCCGACCCCAACCGCACGCGCGCGCTGGCGGCGCGGCTGCAGGAGCAGGGCGTGGCGCTGATCGATGCGCCGGTGTCGGGCGGGGTCAAGAAGGCCGTTGCCGGCACCCTGGCCATCATGGTCGGCGGCGATGCGCAGGTGTTTGCGCAGCAAAAACCGGTGCTGGAATGCCTGGGCAAAGCCATCACCTACGTCGGCCCCGTCGGCGCGGGCCACGCGCTCAAGGCGCTGAACAACTATGTCTCGGCGGCGGCGCTGCTGGCCACGGCCGAGGCCATCCATGTCGGCGCGGCCTTCGGCATCGAGGCGGCAACGATCGTCGATGTGATCAATGCCTCCACGGGCAGGAACAACACCACCGAGAACAAGGCGCACCAGTTCATGCTCAACGGCGCCTTCGACTCCGGTTTCTCCCTGGCCTTGCAAGCCAAGGACGTGGGTATCGCGGCGGCGCTGGGCAGCTCGGTGCAGCTGCCCATGGAGCTGGCGCAGAAGGTCCATGCCATGACTGCCGATGCATCCCAGGCCCTGGGGCCCAAGGCGGACCACACCGAACTCTACAAGTTTGTAGGGCGTGCCTGA
- a CDS encoding alpha-hydroxy acid oxidase, with the protein MTKPAPPTPEASAGSAAAFRVTPALRGIHALHDFQPLARRKLPRQLYSYISNGADDEVSLRANRSAFDAYGFVPRMLEGVAERAQKTEIFGRMYESPFGISPVGLAAMWCYRGDLVLARAAQAMGIPAVMSGASLVPMEVVAQGAPDTWFQAYIPGDAARVEALIGRIAKAGFKTLVVTVDLPVQVNPERYLKNGFTTPLRPSLRLAWDGISHPRWLLGTFGKTLARHGMPHFENWRAERGAPILSARVERDFQARDHLDWLHLGMVRELWKGPLVVKGIMRWQDAVKAQNLGIDGIVVSNHGGRQVDGAISPLRVLPEIVAAAPKLTVMMDSGIRRGSDVLKALSLGARCVFNGRSFNYAATVAGHDGVCHAISILRAEIHRNMALLGINRLDELDPSFVRGPA; encoded by the coding sequence ATGACCAAGCCGGCGCCCCCCACCCCGGAGGCAAGCGCCGGCAGTGCCGCAGCGTTTCGGGTGACGCCTGCACTCCGGGGCATCCATGCACTGCACGACTTCCAGCCCCTGGCGCGCAGGAAGCTGCCCCGCCAGCTCTACAGCTACATCAGCAACGGCGCGGACGACGAGGTGAGCCTGCGCGCCAACCGGTCGGCATTCGACGCCTACGGTTTCGTGCCGCGCATGCTCGAGGGCGTCGCCGAGCGGGCACAGAAAACCGAGATCTTCGGCCGGATGTACGAATCGCCTTTCGGCATCTCGCCGGTCGGCCTGGCCGCGATGTGGTGCTATCGCGGCGACCTGGTTCTGGCGCGGGCGGCGCAGGCCATGGGGATTCCTGCCGTGATGAGCGGCGCGTCGCTGGTGCCGATGGAGGTGGTGGCACAAGGGGCGCCCGACACCTGGTTCCAGGCTTACATCCCCGGCGATGCGGCGCGCGTCGAAGCCCTGATCGGGCGGATTGCCAAGGCGGGCTTCAAGACCCTGGTGGTCACCGTGGACCTGCCGGTGCAGGTCAATCCGGAGCGCTACCTGAAAAACGGGTTCACGACGCCCCTGCGCCCGAGCCTGCGGCTGGCGTGGGACGGCATCAGCCACCCGCGCTGGCTGCTGGGAACCTTTGGCAAGACGCTGGCCCGGCATGGCATGCCCCACTTCGAGAATTGGCGCGCCGAGCGCGGCGCGCCCATTCTCTCGGCGCGGGTGGAACGCGATTTCCAGGCACGCGACCATCTCGACTGGCTGCACCTGGGCATGGTGCGCGAGCTCTGGAAGGGGCCGCTGGTCGTGAAGGGCATCATGCGCTGGCAGGATGCCGTCAAGGCGCAAAACCTCGGCATCGATGGCATCGTGGTGTCCAACCACGGCGGCCGCCAGGTCGATGGCGCCATCTCGCCCCTGCGCGTGTTGCCCGAGATCGTGGCTGCGGCCCCCAAACTGACGGTGATGATGGACAGCGGCATCCGCCGCGGCAGCGATGTGCTCAAGGCCCTGTCGCTGGGCGCGCGATGCGTGTTCAACGGCCGATCCTTCAACTATGCAGCCACCGTCGCCGGCCATGACGGCGTCTGCCATGCCATTTCCATCCTGCGCGCCGAGATCCACCGCAACATGGCATTGCTGGGCATCAATCGGCTCGACGAACTGGATCCATCGTTTGTCAGAGGGCCGGCTTGA
- a CDS encoding Bug family tripartite tricarboxylate transporter substrate binding protein codes for MDIRTKETTQMHANQQRRFFLAPIVAMVGALAIPGAAWSAQEAWPSRTITYTVPFTPGGATDIIGRLYSVHLAKMLDVPVVVENIGGTGGSIGSAKVARAKPDGYSIVGGTISSHSINASIYPNTGYDPVKSFSPIIMTGSLPNVLVVRADSPHKSVQDLINAARKTDAKLAFGSAGVGSSQHLTGELFNNSSGTKMLHVPYKGSGPALQALMGGEIDLLFDNITAAAPLVKAGTLRALAVTSKKESATLPGVKPLDQLGLPGFEVISWQAVFAPAGTPRATIDKLYQAMSETLRIPAVRSQLEGLGIEVSGEGPDALAAFQKKEVDKWAAIAKTANIKP; via the coding sequence ATGGACATTCGCACAAAGGAGACAACACAAATGCATGCAAACCAGCAGCGGCGATTTTTTCTCGCGCCCATCGTGGCCATGGTGGGTGCCCTCGCCATCCCAGGAGCGGCCTGGAGTGCGCAAGAAGCCTGGCCTTCACGCACCATCACCTACACGGTGCCATTCACGCCCGGAGGCGCCACGGACATCATCGGCCGCCTCTACAGCGTTCATCTCGCGAAAATGCTGGATGTTCCGGTCGTCGTGGAGAATATCGGCGGTACCGGCGGAAGCATCGGTTCTGCAAAGGTGGCGCGCGCGAAACCGGATGGATACAGCATTGTCGGCGGAACCATCAGCTCGCATTCGATCAACGCCAGCATCTATCCAAACACCGGGTACGACCCGGTGAAGTCGTTCTCGCCCATCATCATGACCGGCAGCTTGCCGAACGTTCTGGTGGTCCGTGCCGACAGCCCCCACAAAAGTGTGCAGGATCTGATCAACGCCGCTAGAAAAACCGATGCCAAGCTGGCGTTTGGATCTGCCGGGGTCGGAAGCTCCCAGCATCTGACGGGGGAACTCTTCAATAATTCCAGCGGCACGAAAATGCTCCATGTGCCCTACAAGGGAAGCGGCCCCGCGCTGCAGGCCCTCATGGGCGGGGAAATCGACCTGTTGTTCGACAACATAACGGCAGCCGCGCCATTGGTCAAAGCCGGCACCCTGCGGGCACTGGCGGTGACATCGAAGAAGGAATCTGCGACGCTTCCTGGTGTGAAGCCATTGGACCAGCTGGGCCTGCCGGGCTTCGAAGTCATCTCGTGGCAGGCGGTGTTTGCGCCGGCAGGCACTCCCCGCGCCACCATCGACAAGCTCTACCAGGCGATGAGCGAAACGCTCAGGATACCGGCGGTCAGGAGCCAGCTGGAAGGCCTGGGCATCGAGGTTTCGGGAGAAGGGCCGGACGCATTGGCCGCCTTCCAGAAGAAGGAAGTCGATAAATGGGCCGCCATCGCCAAAACAGCGAATATCAAGCCTTGA
- a CDS encoding RecQ family zinc-binding domain-containing protein — MRRTRAGRFDTVRDLDDAALESLLTGYRARREQDGATLEAMVAYAQGGRCRWQAVLGALGESAAFDTCGHCDNCQRLAALARTAPAAVAPPPQPIEVPPAAPAKPRFAGGETVRAKRYGAGQVVEADMNSVTVEFPNGERRTFLPEFVRVARQARVVAQAGGAHR, encoded by the coding sequence GTGCGGCGCACGCGTGCCGGCCGCTTCGATACGGTCCGTGATCTGGATGACGCCGCCCTCGAATCCCTGCTGACCGGGTACCGCGCGCGGCGCGAGCAGGATGGTGCCACGCTGGAGGCGATGGTGGCCTATGCCCAGGGCGGGCGCTGCCGCTGGCAGGCGGTGCTGGGGGCGCTGGGCGAATCCGCTGCCTTCGACACCTGCGGTCACTGCGACAACTGCCAGCGGCTGGCGGCGCTGGCGCGCACCGCGCCCGCCGCAGTAGCCCCGCCCCCGCAGCCCATCGAGGTGCCCCCTGCTGCGCCCGCCAAGCCCCGCTTTGCCGGTGGCGAGACGGTGCGCGCCAAACGCTACGGCGCCGGCCAGGTCGTCGAGGCCGACATGAATTCGGTGACCGTGGAGTTTCCCAACGGCGAGCGCCGAACCTTCCTGCCGGAATTCGTGCGCGTGGCGCGGCAGGCGCGGGTAGTGGCGCAGGCGGGCGGCGCGCATCGCTGA
- a CDS encoding fumarylacetoacetate hydrolase family protein — translation MKLLRYGLPGQEKPGVLDQDGHIRDLCGLTPDIDGSFLASAAWLRLQALDLSTLPRVEGQPRLGACVGRIGKFVCIGLNYADHAAESNMPIPQEPVVFNKWTSAVVGPNDDVRIPRGSEKTDWEVELGVVIGRTASYIEEDQAMDHVAGYCVVNDISERAYQLERGGTWDKGKGCDTFGPTGPWLVTRDEIPDPHRLRLWLEVDGRRYQDGNTATMIFRVPQIIAYLSRFMTLHPGDVISTGTPPGVGMGIKPEPVYLRAGQTMRLGIDGLGEQRQRVVNA, via the coding sequence ATGAAGTTGCTGCGCTACGGCCTGCCGGGCCAGGAAAAACCCGGAGTCCTGGACCAGGACGGCCACATCCGGGACCTCTGCGGCCTGACCCCGGATATCGATGGCAGCTTCCTGGCCAGCGCCGCCTGGCTGCGGCTGCAGGCGCTGGACCTGTCCACGCTGCCGCGCGTCGAGGGCCAGCCGCGCCTGGGCGCCTGCGTGGGCCGCATCGGCAAGTTCGTCTGCATCGGCCTGAACTACGCCGATCACGCCGCCGAGTCGAACATGCCCATTCCCCAGGAGCCGGTGGTGTTCAACAAGTGGACCTCGGCGGTCGTGGGGCCGAACGATGACGTCCGGATCCCGCGCGGTTCGGAAAAGACCGACTGGGAGGTCGAGCTCGGGGTGGTCATCGGCCGGACCGCTTCCTATATCGAGGAGGACCAGGCCATGGACCATGTCGCGGGCTATTGCGTCGTCAACGACATCTCCGAGCGCGCCTACCAGCTCGAGCGCGGCGGCACCTGGGACAAGGGCAAGGGCTGCGACACCTTCGGCCCCACCGGTCCCTGGCTGGTCACCAGGGATGAAATCCCGGATCCGCACCGGCTGCGGCTCTGGCTGGAAGTCGACGGCCGCCGCTACCAGGACGGCAACACCGCGACGATGATCTTCAGGGTGCCGCAGATCATTGCCTACCTCAGCCGCTTCATGACGCTGCACCCCGGGGATGTCATCTCCACCGGCACGCCGCCGGGCGTGGGCATGGGCATCAAGCCCGAGCCGGTCTACCTGCGTGCCGGGCAAACCATGCGCCTGGGCATCGACGGATTGGGGGAACAAAGGCAGCGCGTCGTGAACGCCTGA
- the pcaC gene encoding 4-carboxymuconolactone decarboxylase yields the protein MTRAYAPKNQALFDQGLATRREVLGAEYVDASISNATDFNIDMQELVTQYCWGDVWNRPGLERKTRSFLNLAMITALNRPHELKLHVRGAINNGLTKDEIKEVFLQAAIYCGVPAAIDSFRVASEVFKEMDI from the coding sequence ATGACCCGTGCCTACGCCCCCAAGAACCAAGCCCTTTTCGACCAGGGCCTCGCCACCCGCCGCGAGGTGCTGGGCGCCGAATATGTCGATGCATCGATCAGCAACGCCACCGACTTCAATATCGACATGCAGGAGCTGGTCACCCAGTACTGCTGGGGCGATGTCTGGAACCGTCCAGGCCTGGAGCGCAAGACCCGCTCCTTCCTGAACCTGGCGATGATCACCGCGCTGAACCGCCCGCATGAGCTCAAGCTGCATGTGCGCGGCGCCATCAACAACGGCCTGACCAAGGACGAGATCAAGGAAGTGTTCCTGCAGGCCGCCATCTACTGCGGCGTGCCCGCGGCCATCGACTCCTTCCGCGTGGCATCGGAAGTGTTCAAAGAGATGGATATCTGA